The Luteimonas galliterrae genome contains a region encoding:
- the hemL gene encoding glutamate-1-semialdehyde 2,1-aminomutase: MNTQNSHELFARAQGLMPGGVNSPVRAFKSVGGEPFFVHRADGAYLYDVDGNRYIDYVGSWGPMIVGHNHPAVLDAVLRTARDGLSFGTPNPLEVTMAETIARLAPACEMVRMVNSGTEATLSAIRLARGATGRARIVKFEGCYHGHGDSFLVKAGSGALTFGVPTSPGVPKALADLTLTLSYNDFEGATALFDECGDDIAGLIVEPVVGNANCLPPRDGYLQHLRDLCTRHGALLIFDEVMTGFRVALGGAQARYGVTPDLSTFGKIIGGGMPVGAYGGRADLMRQIAPSGPIYQAGTLSGNPVAMAAGLAMLELIQAPNFHADLERRTNALCDGLEAAAGEAGVPLTTQRVGGMFGLFFSDEKVDTYAQAVACDTAAFNRFFHAMLQRGVYLAPSAFEAGFMSSAHDDDVIHATLVAAREAFREAKA, from the coding sequence ATGAACACGCAAAACTCCCATGAACTCTTCGCCCGCGCCCAGGGGCTCATGCCCGGCGGCGTCAATTCGCCGGTGCGCGCGTTCAAGTCGGTCGGCGGCGAACCGTTCTTCGTGCACCGGGCGGACGGCGCGTATCTGTACGACGTCGACGGCAACCGCTACATCGACTACGTCGGCTCGTGGGGCCCGATGATCGTCGGCCACAACCACCCGGCCGTGCTCGATGCGGTATTGCGCACCGCACGCGACGGCCTGAGCTTCGGCACGCCCAATCCGTTGGAAGTGACGATGGCCGAAACCATCGCGCGATTGGCGCCGGCCTGCGAAATGGTGCGCATGGTCAATTCCGGCACCGAGGCCACGCTGTCGGCGATCCGCCTGGCGCGCGGCGCCACCGGGCGCGCGCGCATCGTCAAGTTCGAAGGCTGCTATCACGGCCACGGCGATTCGTTCCTGGTCAAGGCCGGCAGCGGCGCGCTGACCTTCGGCGTGCCGACGTCGCCCGGCGTGCCCAAAGCGCTCGCCGACCTGACGCTGACGCTGAGCTACAACGATTTCGAAGGCGCGACCGCGCTGTTCGACGAATGCGGCGACGACATCGCCGGCCTGATCGTCGAACCGGTGGTCGGCAACGCCAATTGCCTGCCGCCGCGCGACGGCTATCTGCAACATCTGCGCGACCTGTGCACGCGCCACGGCGCGCTGCTGATCTTCGACGAAGTGATGACCGGCTTCCGCGTCGCGCTCGGCGGCGCGCAGGCGCGCTACGGCGTCACGCCGGACCTGTCCACCTTCGGCAAGATCATCGGCGGCGGCATGCCGGTGGGCGCCTACGGCGGCCGCGCGGACCTGATGCGGCAGATCGCGCCGAGCGGGCCGATCTATCAGGCCGGCACGCTCAGCGGCAATCCGGTGGCGATGGCCGCGGGACTGGCGATGCTGGAACTGATCCAGGCGCCGAATTTCCACGCCGACCTCGAACGCCGCACGAATGCTTTGTGCGACGGCCTCGAAGCCGCCGCAGGCGAAGCCGGCGTGCCGCTCACCACGCAGCGCGTCGGCGGCATGTTCGGGCTGTTCTTCAGCGACGAGAAAGTCGATACCTATGCGCAGGCCGTGGCCTGCGACACCGCCGCGTTCAACCGCTTCTTCCATGCGATGCTCCAGCGTGGCGTGTACCTGGCACCATCGGCGTTCGAAGCCGGCTTCATGTCTTCGGCGCACGACGACGACGTGATCCACGCGACGCTCGTAGCCGCGCGCGAAGCTTTCCGCGAGGCCAAGGCATGA
- a CDS encoding HAD family hydrolase yields MSAAPALVLFDLDGVLVHYSHQARLDVLAERSGKDAAAVKAALFDSGLESDSDRGVYSPQGQAEELSRRLGARLTLEDCVAARKASMTVEPAMLALAHETAKHAGVAILTNNGLMLRDYLPQICPPLFPLFSARVFCSAQFKIEKPDPDIFRRCLAALGVAEAQALFVDDNPANAEGARKAGLQAHHFTGAAALRAALAELGVLEKKDAT; encoded by the coding sequence ATGAGCGCGGCGCCCGCGCTCGTCCTGTTCGACCTGGACGGCGTGCTGGTGCATTACAGCCATCAGGCCCGCTTGGACGTGTTGGCCGAACGCAGCGGCAAGGACGCGGCGGCGGTCAAGGCAGCGCTGTTCGATTCCGGCCTGGAATCGGACTCCGATCGCGGCGTGTATAGCCCGCAAGGCCAGGCCGAAGAACTTTCGCGCCGGCTCGGCGCGCGGCTGACGCTGGAAGATTGCGTCGCGGCGCGCAAGGCTTCGATGACCGTCGAGCCGGCGATGCTGGCCCTCGCGCACGAGACCGCGAAGCATGCGGGCGTCGCCATCCTCACCAACAACGGCCTGATGCTGCGCGATTACCTGCCGCAGATCTGCCCGCCGCTGTTTCCGCTGTTCTCGGCCCGGGTGTTCTGCTCGGCGCAGTTCAAGATCGAAAAGCCCGACCCGGACATCTTCCGCCGCTGCTTGGCCGCGCTCGGCGTCGCCGAGGCGCAGGCGCTGTTCGTGGACGACAACCCGGCCAATGCGGAAGGCGCGCGCAAAGCCGGATTGCAGGCGCACCATTTCACCGGCGCCGCCGCATTGCGCGCGGCATTGGCCGAACTCGGCGTACTGGAGAAAAAAGATGCGACTTGA
- a CDS encoding trans-sulfuration enzyme family protein, translating into MRLETLAIHAGGEADPGTGAVSPPIHLATTFKHGPAGERIAGYEYQREGDPTNDRLRQAVAALEGGAAALTFASGMAAIGALLESLPNGARIAIPDDCYTGLRVLAAEFLPERGIVVATVDMADLEAVRKACADGIDLVWAETPSNPRMKVCDIAALATIAHEAGGMLVCDNTFASPVLQRPLALGADAVMHSTTKYFGGHSDVLGGALAFARNDALFERVAHRLHIAGANMSPFSAWLTLRGCRSLPARMALHCANARRVAEFLAGRDEIERVNYPGLASHPGHAIAAKQMRDFGGMLSIEVRGGREAALAMAGRLKIFTNATSLGGCESLIEHRASVEGDKPVSPQNLLRVSVGLEHADDLIADLEQALQG; encoded by the coding sequence ATGCGACTTGAAACCCTGGCCATCCACGCCGGCGGCGAGGCCGACCCGGGCACCGGCGCGGTGTCGCCGCCGATCCATCTGGCCACTACCTTCAAGCACGGCCCGGCCGGCGAGCGCATCGCCGGCTACGAATACCAGCGCGAAGGCGATCCGACCAACGACCGCCTGCGCCAAGCCGTCGCGGCTTTGGAAGGCGGCGCCGCAGCGCTGACCTTCGCATCGGGCATGGCGGCGATCGGCGCCTTGCTCGAATCGCTGCCGAACGGCGCGCGGATCGCGATCCCGGACGACTGCTACACCGGGCTGCGCGTGCTGGCCGCGGAGTTCTTGCCCGAACGCGGCATCGTGGTCGCGACCGTGGACATGGCGGACCTGGAAGCGGTGCGCAAGGCCTGCGCAGACGGCATCGATCTGGTCTGGGCGGAAACGCCGTCCAATCCGCGCATGAAGGTCTGCGATATCGCCGCGCTGGCGACGATCGCGCACGAAGCGGGCGGCATGCTCGTGTGCGACAACACCTTCGCATCGCCGGTGCTGCAGCGGCCGCTGGCGCTGGGCGCGGACGCCGTGATGCATTCGACCACCAAATATTTCGGCGGCCACAGCGACGTGCTCGGCGGCGCGCTGGCGTTCGCGCGCAACGACGCGCTGTTCGAACGCGTCGCGCACCGGCTGCACATCGCCGGCGCCAACATGTCGCCGTTCAGCGCCTGGCTCACTTTGCGCGGCTGCCGCTCGCTGCCGGCGCGGATGGCCTTGCATTGCGCCAATGCACGCCGCGTCGCCGAATTCCTCGCTGGCCGCGACGAAATCGAACGCGTCAACTATCCCGGGCTGGCTTCGCACCCGGGGCACGCCATCGCGGCGAAGCAGATGCGCGATTTCGGCGGCATGCTGTCGATCGAAGTGCGCGGCGGGCGCGAGGCGGCCTTGGCGATGGCCGGCCGGCTGAAGATCTTCACCAACGCCACTTCGCTGGGCGGTTGCGAATCGCTGATCGAGCACCGCGCCTCGGTGGAAGGCGACAAGCCGGTCTCGCCGCAGAACCTGTTGCGGGTATCGGTGGGGCTGGAGCACGCCGACGATCTGATCGCCGATCTGGAACAGGCACTTCAGGGCTGA
- a CDS encoding acetylornithine transaminase — protein MSTPATADLVAIGQHYYLPVYRPREVILERGQGSRLWDRDGREYVDFAAGIAVCGLGHNDPDLVAALTEQAGKLWHTSNVFYSEPPLRLAEELVSASRFAARVFLCNSGAEANEAAIKLIRKWAAAQGRGPERRVVVTFRGSFHGRTLAAVTATAQPKYHEGYEPLPGGFRYVDFNDIAQLQEAMAAGDVAAVMVEPVQGEGGVMPAAEGFLEAVRELCDRHDALFALDEIQCGMGRTGTLFAHWQDGVVPDIVTLAKALGGGFPIGALLAGPKVAEVMQFGAHGSTFGGNPLAAAVARAALRKLSSPEIAANVERQSAAIRAGLAAINDELGVFSTIRGRGLMLGAALAEGHCGKAGEILDLAAKRGLLLLQAGPDVLRFVPALNIGDDDVTEGLRRLEAALREFMGK, from the coding sequence TTGTCCACGCCCGCCACCGCCGATCTCGTCGCGATCGGCCAACACTATTACCTGCCCGTCTATCGCCCGCGCGAGGTGATCCTGGAGCGCGGGCAAGGTTCGCGCCTGTGGGATCGCGATGGCCGCGAATACGTCGACTTTGCCGCAGGCATCGCCGTTTGCGGACTAGGCCATAACGATCCGGACCTGGTCGCGGCGCTGACCGAGCAGGCCGGCAAGTTGTGGCACACCAGCAACGTCTTCTACAGCGAACCGCCGTTGCGGCTAGCGGAAGAGCTGGTGAGCGCGTCGCGCTTCGCCGCGCGCGTATTCCTGTGCAACTCCGGCGCAGAGGCCAACGAAGCGGCGATCAAGCTGATCCGCAAGTGGGCCGCCGCGCAGGGCCGCGGGCCGGAGCGGCGCGTCGTCGTCACGTTCCGCGGCAGCTTCCACGGACGCACGCTGGCCGCGGTGACCGCGACTGCGCAGCCGAAGTACCACGAAGGCTACGAACCGTTGCCCGGCGGTTTCCGTTACGTCGACTTCAACGACATCGCGCAGTTGCAAGAAGCGATGGCGGCAGGCGATGTCGCAGCGGTGATGGTCGAACCGGTGCAGGGCGAGGGCGGCGTGATGCCGGCGGCGGAGGGCTTCCTCGAAGCCGTGCGCGAGCTCTGCGATCGCCACGATGCCTTGTTCGCGCTGGACGAGATCCAGTGCGGCATGGGCCGCACCGGCACGCTGTTCGCGCATTGGCAGGACGGCGTGGTGCCGGACATCGTCACGCTGGCCAAGGCTTTGGGCGGCGGTTTCCCGATCGGGGCGTTGCTGGCCGGGCCGAAGGTAGCCGAAGTCATGCAGTTCGGCGCGCATGGCAGCACTTTCGGCGGCAATCCGTTGGCCGCTGCGGTCGCGCGCGCGGCGTTGCGGAAGTTGTCGTCGCCGGAGATCGCCGCGAATGTCGAGCGGCAGTCGGCTGCGATCCGGGCGGGGTTGGCCGCAATCAACGACGAACTCGGCGTGTTCTCGACAATCCGCGGCCGCGGGCTGATGCTGGGCGCGGCGCTCGCCGAAGGGCATTGCGGCAAAGCGGGCGAGATTCTCGATCTGGCGGCGAAGCGCGGGTTGCTGCTGCTGCAGGCGGGGCCGGACGTGTTGCGTTTCGTGCCGGCGCTGAACATCGGCGATGACGATGTGACCGAGGGGCTGCGCCGCCTGGAGGCGGCATTACGCGAATTTATGGGCAAATAA